A genomic segment from Spirosoma sp. SC4-14 encodes:
- a CDS encoding TonB-dependent receptor, which yields MSNFLTRKAIFGIMKITAVQLALTGLLAGFCRAVPVSAQECLQERVTLQAQNVSLKSLLQSIERQAKVAFSYQRDVISSGDKLTLAVSNETIESVLKRVLPPRHISYEVVRNNQIILIRTSGLGNGQEPSGGLQLTETTEAPTDVTISGTVNDENGAALAGVSVVLKGTAKGTTTDLKGRYKLDVPNPNSTLIFSFIGYLSQEVVVGNRTQLNLTLAVDNKTLGEVVVVGYGTQNKRDITGSVASVKSRDILAVPVSSSDQILQGRVAGLQVTQASSAPGGGVTIRIRGSNSVNAGNEPLYVIDGFPVYSDNNATPSGVGERTGGNALASINTNDIESIEVLKDASATAIYGARGANGVILITTKRGKSGQNRISVNSYVGIQQVRSRYDLMNSSQLAALANSFGQSLTPPVTPYPTIPTTNTDWQKEVFQTGTVQNHAISFSGGNESTNYLVSGEYYDEKGAVTGSGFKRMSLRFNLDKTFSQRFKFGNSLTLSRTDRDVRDIIYQTLASRPFNPVYDANGNYFLEQSTSIGGQSSQIDNPVAVGNQKTDKTIVTRALGNIYGEFKFIEGLVGKVLVGADVAYSTGRGYSPKTTLEGLNENSIANISTVENVSWLNENTLTYTRKIGTRHSLTALLGNSFQRQSVLNYGIRRSGFPTDATSYYIVTAGANDRNYAPSGSFNFTIQSFFGRFNYSLDDKYLFTFTARSDGSSKFGDGRKYGFFPSGAFAWRLSDESFIKKTKAFSDLKLRTSYGVTGNQEIPPYRSLPILQADRGQVLGGDQVTGFAPTGNLYNPNLGWERTAQFDLGLDMGFWNNRLTATADYYLKNTSDLLFQTPVPLETGFQTQWRNLGQVRNQGVEFSLSSQNLTGAVRWTTDANLSINTNRVISLPDGTTPNPDGSRQILVSLFPNTNGGVDGLSVIRTGQPIGSFYTYVADGIWQTNDQINAAGPGFSVYKPGDIRYKDLNNDGKIDGDDRAITGHGIPKYLFGLNNTISYKNLELNVFLQGVADVHVVNLTRYNLETSAGQFNTTSEMANRWTGANTSNTIPRVSPTNFFVTNRFVEDGSFLRLRTVTLSYRFPVGQWGLNWLNGLRVYATGQNLLTFTKYTGFDPEVNIAGQAQALQGIDLYSYPVQKRFVFGLNLSF from the coding sequence ATTTTCGGTATAATGAAAATCACGGCCGTACAACTCGCACTCACGGGCTTGCTGGCTGGCTTTTGCCGGGCAGTGCCCGTGTCGGCACAGGAGTGTCTACAGGAAAGGGTAACCTTGCAGGCACAGAATGTCAGCCTCAAATCTTTGCTACAATCCATTGAACGTCAGGCTAAAGTCGCTTTCTCCTATCAGCGGGATGTAATCTCCTCAGGTGATAAACTAACCCTGGCCGTTAGTAACGAAACAATAGAGTCGGTTCTCAAAAGGGTCCTTCCGCCCCGTCACATTTCCTATGAGGTTGTTCGCAACAATCAGATTATATTAATTCGGACCAGTGGGCTGGGAAACGGTCAAGAGCCTTCCGGAGGGCTCCAACTAACCGAAACCACTGAAGCACCTACAGACGTCACTATATCTGGAACGGTAAACGACGAAAACGGGGCAGCTTTGGCGGGAGTTAGTGTCGTCCTGAAAGGGACGGCAAAGGGAACAACGACCGATCTGAAGGGCCGCTATAAACTCGATGTACCGAACCCCAACAGCACACTCATCTTCTCGTTTATTGGGTACCTGAGCCAGGAAGTCGTCGTAGGAAACCGTACGCAGCTCAACCTAACCCTGGCCGTCGATAATAAGACGTTAGGCGAAGTGGTAGTGGTGGGGTACGGCACCCAGAACAAACGTGACATTACGGGCTCCGTTGCGTCAGTAAAAAGCCGCGATATTCTTGCCGTACCGGTCAGTTCAAGTGACCAGATTTTGCAGGGACGTGTAGCTGGGTTGCAGGTGACGCAGGCTTCGTCGGCACCCGGTGGTGGGGTTACGATTCGTATTCGCGGATCTAACTCAGTCAATGCTGGTAACGAGCCGCTTTATGTTATTGACGGCTTTCCGGTCTACAGTGACAATAACGCAACACCATCAGGTGTGGGCGAACGTACGGGAGGTAACGCACTAGCCTCAATCAACACCAATGACATTGAGAGCATTGAAGTGCTCAAAGATGCTTCGGCCACGGCGATCTACGGTGCCCGGGGGGCTAATGGGGTTATCCTCATTACCACCAAGCGCGGCAAATCGGGGCAGAACCGCATCAGCGTCAACTCCTACGTGGGCATTCAGCAGGTTCGTAGTCGCTACGACCTGATGAATAGTTCCCAACTGGCAGCACTCGCTAACAGCTTTGGGCAGAGCCTGACGCCCCCCGTTACGCCTTATCCGACCATTCCGACGACCAACACCGACTGGCAAAAAGAGGTTTTCCAGACAGGAACGGTACAAAATCATGCCATCAGTTTTTCTGGAGGTAACGAATCGACGAATTACCTTGTGTCGGGTGAATATTATGATGAGAAAGGAGCTGTGACAGGCTCGGGTTTTAAGCGAATGTCGTTGCGGTTTAACCTTGATAAAACCTTTAGCCAGCGCTTCAAATTTGGTAACAGCCTGACGTTGAGCCGTACCGACCGAGACGTGCGCGACATCATCTACCAAACGTTGGCCTCCCGGCCTTTCAATCCAGTTTACGATGCCAACGGGAATTACTTCCTGGAGCAAAGTACGTCTATTGGCGGGCAAAGCTCGCAGATCGACAACCCAGTGGCCGTTGGAAATCAGAAGACCGACAAAACCATTGTCACTCGCGCACTGGGAAACATTTACGGTGAATTTAAATTTATCGAAGGCCTGGTGGGTAAAGTATTGGTGGGAGCTGATGTAGCCTACTCAACAGGTCGTGGCTATTCGCCTAAAACTACCTTGGAGGGCCTAAACGAAAACTCAATTGCGAATATTAGTACCGTCGAAAATGTATCTTGGCTGAATGAAAACACCCTGACTTACACCCGTAAGATTGGTACTCGGCACAGTCTGACGGCTTTACTGGGCAATTCGTTTCAACGACAAAGCGTACTGAATTACGGCATTCGCCGATCCGGTTTTCCAACCGATGCTACCTCGTACTATATCGTAACGGCGGGTGCTAATGATCGAAATTACGCTCCATCGGGTAGTTTCAATTTTACGATTCAATCGTTTTTCGGTCGGTTTAATTACAGTCTAGATGATAAGTATCTGTTCACGTTTACAGCCCGTAGTGATGGCTCATCAAAGTTTGGTGATGGTCGTAAATATGGTTTCTTCCCTTCAGGAGCCTTTGCATGGCGGCTTAGTGACGAATCATTTATTAAGAAAACAAAGGCATTCAGCGATCTTAAGCTGCGAACAAGTTATGGAGTAACGGGTAATCAGGAAATACCGCCTTACCGGTCATTACCAATCTTGCAAGCTGACCGGGGACAGGTGCTGGGTGGCGACCAGGTGACGGGTTTTGCCCCCACAGGTAATTTATACAATCCGAACCTAGGCTGGGAGCGAACGGCCCAGTTCGATTTAGGCTTGGATATGGGTTTTTGGAATAACCGCCTGACTGCTACGGCTGACTATTACCTTAAAAATACCTCCGATCTATTATTTCAAACACCAGTACCACTCGAAACGGGATTTCAGACCCAATGGCGGAATTTGGGTCAGGTGCGAAACCAGGGAGTTGAGTTTAGCCTGAGTAGCCAAAACCTGACGGGAGCTGTTCGGTGGACTACAGATGCCAACTTGTCTATCAACACGAATCGAGTAATTAGCCTGCCCGATGGTACAACACCAAACCCAGATGGTAGCCGCCAGATACTGGTGAGTCTATTTCCCAATACCAATGGTGGCGTTGATGGGTTGAGTGTCATCCGAACTGGGCAGCCGATCGGCTCTTTTTATACCTATGTTGCCGATGGAATCTGGCAGACCAATGACCAGATTAATGCCGCTGGTCCCGGCTTTAGCGTGTATAAACCTGGCGACATTCGCTACAAAGACCTCAATAACGATGGAAAGATCGATGGCGATGACCGTGCTATCACGGGCCATGGTATCCCTAAATACCTGTTTGGTCTGAACAATACTATTTCCTACAAGAACCTGGAACTGAACGTGTTTCTACAGGGTGTGGCCGACGTACATGTCGTTAATCTGACGCGCTACAACCTGGAAACTTCTGCGGGTCAGTTTAATACGACTAGCGAGATGGCGAATCGATGGACAGGGGCCAACACGAGTAACACCATACCACGCGTTAGCCCGACTAATTTCTTTGTGACCAACCGGTTCGTTGAAGATGGTTCATTTCTGCGCCTGCGGACCGTTACGCTCTCGTACCGCTTTCCGGTGGGGCAATGGGGCCTTAACTGGCTGAATGGTCTGCGTGTATACGCTACAGGCCAGAACCTGTTGACATTCACCAAGTATACCGGTTTCGATCCGGAAGTTAATATCGCCGGACAGGCGCAGGCCCTCCAGGGCATTGATCTGTACTCATACCCTGTGCAAAAGCGGTTCGTCTTTGGACTAAACCTGTCTTTCTAA